A region of Synergistaceae bacterium DNA encodes the following proteins:
- a CDS encoding YbaB/EbfC family nucleoid-associated protein, which translates to MKLNNIMKQARQMQSQMMQIQENLASETVEASVGGGMVTATFTGQGDMKSVTIDPEVINPDDKEMLEDLIISAVNEGLKKSRELMSEKMGGITSALGAMGMGF; encoded by the coding sequence ATGAAACTCAACAACATAATGAAGCAGGCTAGGCAGATGCAGTCTCAGATGATGCAGATACAGGAAAATTTAGCGTCCGAGACAGTAGAGGCCAGCGTCGGCGGGGGAATGGTAACAGCTACATTCACAGGGCAGGGCGACATGAAATCCGTAACAATTGACCCTGAAGTGATAAATCCTGACGACAAAGAAATGTTAGAGGATCTCATAATTTCGGCGGTCAACGAGGGACTCAAGAAGAGCCGCGAGCTTATGAGCGAGAAAATGGGCGGAATAACAAGCGCGCTCGGCGCAATGGGAATGGGATTCTAA
- a CDS encoding DUF554 domain-containing protein: MLEIFSTLPAGGTIFNSLTVILGSIIGLTAGKFIPEKMNDTIFNCLGLFTIYVGVNMTLKTEHSIAVLLSLVLGAVTGEILGIETKLNSIGDTLKAKIHTSNEKFTDGFVSATLLFCVGSMAIIGSIEDGLRHNPEILMTKGIMDCIAGSMMAGAYGVGVMFSVIPMFIYQGAITLGASWAESVITESMYANISGLGGLMIMGIGLNMLKVTRLKLGDMLPGLVYVVFFTMLFA, from the coding sequence ATGCTTGAAATCTTCAGTACGCTTCCCGCAGGAGGGACAATCTTCAACTCATTAACCGTAATTCTCGGAAGTATAATCGGACTCACCGCCGGAAAATTCATCCCCGAAAAAATGAATGATACTATCTTCAACTGCCTGGGACTGTTCACAATTTATGTCGGAGTGAATATGACACTCAAGACTGAACACTCAATAGCGGTATTGCTGAGTCTTGTTCTTGGAGCTGTAACGGGTGAAATTCTTGGTATTGAGACAAAATTAAACTCCATCGGCGACACGCTGAAGGCAAAAATTCACACGTCAAACGAAAAATTCACAGACGGATTCGTGAGCGCGACTCTTCTCTTCTGCGTTGGGTCAATGGCTATAATCGGCTCAATTGAGGACGGACTCAGGCACAATCCCGAAATATTAATGACGAAAGGAATAATGGACTGCATAGCGGGGTCAATGATGGCGGGGGCTTACGGTGTCGGCGTGATGTTCTCAGTGATTCCCATGTTCATATATCAGGGGGCAATTACTCTCGGAGCGTCATGGGCTGAGAGCGTCATAACGGAGTCAATGTACGCGAATATTTCGGGGCTTGGCGGATTGATGATAATGGGAATCGGGCTGAACATGCTGAAGGTTACG